In Macaca nemestrina isolate mMacNem1 chromosome 9, mMacNem.hap1, whole genome shotgun sequence, a single genomic region encodes these proteins:
- the LOC105466007 gene encoding urokinase-type plasminogen activator isoform X1, whose protein sequence is MRALLAHLLLCVLVVSDSKGSRELQVPSDCGCLNGGTCMSNKYFSSIHWCNCPKKFGGQHCEIDKSKTCYEGNGHFYRGKASTDTMGRSCLAWNSATVLQQTYHAHRSDALQLGLGKHNYCRNPDNRRRPWCYVQVGLKQLVQECMVQNCADGKKPSSPPEELQFQCGQRTLRPRFKIVGGEFTTIENQPWFAAIYRRHRGGSVTYVCGGSLISPCWVVSATHCFINYPKKEDYIVYLGRSRLNSNTQGEMKFEVENLILHEDYSADTLAHHNDIALLKIRSKEGRCAQPSRTIQTICLPSTYNDPPFGTSCEITGFGKENSTDYLYPEQLKMTVVKLVSHQKCQQPHYYGSEVTTKMLCAADPQWETDSCQGDSGGPLVCSIQGHMTLTGIVSWGRGCALKDKPGVYTRVSRFLPWIHSHTREENGLAL, encoded by the exons ATGAGAGCCCTGCTGGCACACCTGCTTCTCTGCGTCCTGGTCGTGAGCGACTCCAAA GGCAGCCGTGAACTTCAAGTTCCAT CAGACTGTGGCTGTCTAAATGGAGGAACATGTATGTCCAACAAGTACTTCTCCAGCATTCACTGGTGCAACTGCCCAAAGAAGTTCGGAGGGCAGCACTGTGAGATAG ATAAGTCAAAAACCTGCTATGAGGGGAATGGTCACTTTTACCGAGGAAAGGCCAGCACTGACACCATGGGCCGGTCCTGCCTGGCCTGGAACTCTGCCACCGTCCTTCAGCAAACATACCATGCCCACAGATCTGATGCTCTTCAGCTGGGCCTGGGGAAGCACAATTACTGCAG GAACCCAGACAACCGGAGGCGACCCTGGTGCTATGTGCAGGTCGGCCTAAAGCAGCTTGTCCAAGAGTGCATGGTGCAAAACTGTGCAGATG GAAAAAAGCCCTCCTCTCCTCCAGAAGAATTACAGTTTCAGTGTGGCCAAAGGACTCTGAGGCCCCGCTTTAAGATTGTTGGGGGAGAATTCACCACCATCGAGAACCAGCCCTGGTTTGCAGCCATCTACAGGAGGCACCGGGGCGGCTCTGTCACCTACGTGTGTGGAGGCAGCCTCATCAGCCCTTGCTGGGTGGTCAGCGCCACACACTGCTTCAT TAATTACCCAAAGAAGGAGGACTACATCGTCTACCTGGGTCGCTCAAGGCTTAACTCCAACACGCAAGGGGAGATGAAGTTTGAGGTGGAAAACCTCATCCTACATGAGGACTACAGCGCTGACACGCTTGCTCACCACAACGACATTG ccttgctgaaGATCCGTTCTAAGGAGGGCAGGTGTGCGCAGCCATCCCGGACTATACAGACCATCTGCCTGCCCTCGACGTATAACGATCCCCCTTTTGGCACAAGCTGTGAGATCACTGGCTTTGGAAAAGAGAATTCTA CCGACTATCTCTATCCGGAGCAGCTGAAAATGACTGTTGTGAAGCTGGTTTCCCACCAGAAGTGTCAGCAGCCCCACTACTACGGTTCTGAGGTCACCACCAAAATGCTGTGTGCTGCTGACCCACAGTGGGAAACAGATTCCTGCCAG GGAGACTCAGGGGGACCCCTTGTCTGTTCCATCCAAGGCCACATGACTTTGACTGGAATTGTGAGCTGGGGCCGTGGATGTGCCCTAAAGGACAAGCCAGGCGTCTACACGAGAGTCTCACGCTTCTTGCCCTGGATTCACAGTCACACCAGGGAAGAGAATGGCCTAGCCCTCTGA
- the LOC105466007 gene encoding urokinase-type plasminogen activator isoform X2 yields MRALLAHLLLCVLVVSDSKGSRELQVPYCGCLNGGTCMSNKYFSSIHWCNCPKKFGGQHCEIDKSKTCYEGNGHFYRGKASTDTMGRSCLAWNSATVLQQTYHAHRSDALQLGLGKHNYCRNPDNRRRPWCYVQVGLKQLVQECMVQNCADGKKPSSPPEELQFQCGQRTLRPRFKIVGGEFTTIENQPWFAAIYRRHRGGSVTYVCGGSLISPCWVVSATHCFINYPKKEDYIVYLGRSRLNSNTQGEMKFEVENLILHEDYSADTLAHHNDIALLKIRSKEGRCAQPSRTIQTICLPSTYNDPPFGTSCEITGFGKENSTDYLYPEQLKMTVVKLVSHQKCQQPHYYGSEVTTKMLCAADPQWETDSCQGDSGGPLVCSIQGHMTLTGIVSWGRGCALKDKPGVYTRVSRFLPWIHSHTREENGLAL; encoded by the exons ATGAGAGCCCTGCTGGCACACCTGCTTCTCTGCGTCCTGGTCGTGAGCGACTCCAAA GGCAGCCGTGAACTTCAAGTTCCAT ACTGTGGCTGTCTAAATGGAGGAACATGTATGTCCAACAAGTACTTCTCCAGCATTCACTGGTGCAACTGCCCAAAGAAGTTCGGAGGGCAGCACTGTGAGATAG ATAAGTCAAAAACCTGCTATGAGGGGAATGGTCACTTTTACCGAGGAAAGGCCAGCACTGACACCATGGGCCGGTCCTGCCTGGCCTGGAACTCTGCCACCGTCCTTCAGCAAACATACCATGCCCACAGATCTGATGCTCTTCAGCTGGGCCTGGGGAAGCACAATTACTGCAG GAACCCAGACAACCGGAGGCGACCCTGGTGCTATGTGCAGGTCGGCCTAAAGCAGCTTGTCCAAGAGTGCATGGTGCAAAACTGTGCAGATG GAAAAAAGCCCTCCTCTCCTCCAGAAGAATTACAGTTTCAGTGTGGCCAAAGGACTCTGAGGCCCCGCTTTAAGATTGTTGGGGGAGAATTCACCACCATCGAGAACCAGCCCTGGTTTGCAGCCATCTACAGGAGGCACCGGGGCGGCTCTGTCACCTACGTGTGTGGAGGCAGCCTCATCAGCCCTTGCTGGGTGGTCAGCGCCACACACTGCTTCAT TAATTACCCAAAGAAGGAGGACTACATCGTCTACCTGGGTCGCTCAAGGCTTAACTCCAACACGCAAGGGGAGATGAAGTTTGAGGTGGAAAACCTCATCCTACATGAGGACTACAGCGCTGACACGCTTGCTCACCACAACGACATTG ccttgctgaaGATCCGTTCTAAGGAGGGCAGGTGTGCGCAGCCATCCCGGACTATACAGACCATCTGCCTGCCCTCGACGTATAACGATCCCCCTTTTGGCACAAGCTGTGAGATCACTGGCTTTGGAAAAGAGAATTCTA CCGACTATCTCTATCCGGAGCAGCTGAAAATGACTGTTGTGAAGCTGGTTTCCCACCAGAAGTGTCAGCAGCCCCACTACTACGGTTCTGAGGTCACCACCAAAATGCTGTGTGCTGCTGACCCACAGTGGGAAACAGATTCCTGCCAG GGAGACTCAGGGGGACCCCTTGTCTGTTCCATCCAAGGCCACATGACTTTGACTGGAATTGTGAGCTGGGGCCGTGGATGTGCCCTAAAGGACAAGCCAGGCGTCTACACGAGAGTCTCACGCTTCTTGCCCTGGATTCACAGTCACACCAGGGAAGAGAATGGCCTAGCCCTCTGA